Part of the Brassica oleracea var. oleracea cultivar TO1000 chromosome C8, BOL, whole genome shotgun sequence genome is shown below.
TAATAAAATTTATGTTATTTTTTCGATTATCAACCGATCACAAGTTCTCTATTATTTTTTATCAACAAATTATTTTACCAAATTTATTATAAATTTTAATTATATACGAAACTTAGTTACCGTAAATAATATTTAGATGATAGATGATATCATTCTGCGATATCGCGGAAAGTCATCTAGTATACATATATTTGTTTATATAGATTTGGAATAAAGAGAACACAATTATCCCATGTATTTTCTTTTTGTTCATAATAAATATTTATCTATGGTTTAGTTTGTGGTATATGAGTAAATTAGATTTGATAGAGTTGGACGGGTTCGGGCAGCGGAGTTGAGCCTCACTTGAAAATTGAAATCCCAATCCAGCCTCCCTTTGAATGGCGTCGCTTCTGTCTCCTTCCCCTCTCTTATCTCTTCAACCACCTCATCATTCCCTCAAAAAGGGGGTTCCTTGTCTCGTTCGAGATTCATTGTCTTCCTCCAATTCGATTCCCCAGGTGGTTGTTACCCGAGAGAGTGGGAAGAACAAACAAATCATCAAAGCCTTGGTATGCATTTTCACTGATTAATGTATTCGTAATCATAGCCGATTTAGCTAATAGAGAGAGTTTCAATCGCAGGAGAAACGTGGGATTTCATCTTTAGAGCTCCCACTGATTCAACATGCTCGCGGACCTGATTTCGATCGCCTTCCTTCTCTACTAACTGGTAGACTTAATTCATGGTTTTTGCAGTCAATTAGATTTGTCTTTATATGTTCTTTTGTTTGGTAGATAAGAGCTTTGACTGGATCATCATAACCTCTCCACAGGCAGCTTCTGTCTTTCTCGAGGCGTGGAAGTAAGTAAGCCTTGCTTTGTGATTTTGTAAGTTTGAACACTTGTCCACATTATCCTTTTCCCCCTCCCTTTGTCTCGATTCCTTAGGGCAGCTTGCTCTCCAAAAGTGAAAGTAGGTGTAGTCGGAGCTGGAACTGCCCGTATCTTTGATGAGCCACTGCAAGCTTCACAAGGAGCGCTTCATCTTGCCTTTACACCATCTAAAGGTTCCATGACCCTTTTTCTTCAATTCTTTTTATCTGTGTAATCTTCAAACATCTACATTATCATCATTTTATATGATTCTTTGGCGTGACTGTGGAGGATATCTATCACCTATGCATGCCCTTGTCATTGTTTCTTCGTAGGAACCAAATAACATATTTAGCTTTCTGAGTTAGTGATCAAAACTAACTTTATCTTGTATGGCATGTCTCTTCATCAATGTTTATGTTTTCTAATTGGGGTTGCGTCTATCAACTCAGTACTATATATTTATATTACACTTTGCTTGTCCTTTCTCTTTGTTTCAGCAACTGGTAAAGTCTTGGCTTCAGAGCTTCCAGACAATGTGGGCAAAACTTCTTCTGTCTTATACCCGGCTTCTCTAAAAGCAAGCAATGAGATTGGTGTGTGTTTTGATTTCTTAATTCCGCTGAGCTTATTGCGTTATATCCATATTGAGTTCAAATATTCGGGACTGTATAATAAAAATAGAATAGACTAGGCAGTTGGAGAATACCATGCTAAGTATTGCGTTTAACTAAAATGAAAAAAAATCCTTGTTGAAGATGTGTAGTTATAATATTTCTATCAATAGGAAATGGATTAGTGAATGATTATTTTTTGACTTTGGTATTTTAAAAGTTTTTAAAAACTGTCGTATGTTGGCGAGCAACCCGATTAGAAATATGTGACTATAAACTTAGTTTAGCCTATAATTATAATTTAAACTCCATGACTAAAACAGCTTAATCTGCTTTCTGTTCTGCATATGAATCTTAGAGGAAGGATTGTCCAGGCGTGGGTTTGACGTTCTGAGGCTGAATACATACACAACAGTGAGCAGTTTTTTTGTTTTGTTTTGGTTTAGCCAACATTTATATATGGGTTCTCGCTTCTCAGTCCCTTGTATGTGGTTATTTGAAGATGCACCATAACAGTTTCTTTGTTTTTATGTATGCTAGGTTCCTGTGCAAAGTGTAGATGCGACGCTTCTGCAACAGGCATTGTCTGCGCCTGTTCTTTCTGTAGGTTCACCTTCTGCAATCCGGTAAGCTTCTTTAAATCAAATGTCATTCTATAGTAATAGTCATGAGCGGCTGAGCGCAATGTTGTTACCGGTCACTGGTATAAATATCTTTGGGTTTAGTCCAGTCATTTACTTGTATTTTTTTGCAAGGGCCTGGATGAATTTGATTCAAAACGAGAAGCAGTGGAGTAATAATGTTGCCTGCATAGGAGAGACAACTGCTTCAGCTGCAAGACGACTAGGATTTAAAAAGGTTTACCACCCGGAGCAACCAGGGCTTGAAGGGTAAAACCTCTTATTAAGTTGGAACATTGTCAACTAATTGAGTCATCTTGTTACATAACCAGGCAAATTAAGTCGTGCAGCCACTTGAATTTTCCATGGGTTTATGTGTGTGGCAGATGGGTCGACAGCATCATGGAAGCTCTAACCGCTCACGAAGAATTACACAGATTTTAAGCAACTCTAGCAGCAGGAA
Proteins encoded:
- the LOC106312395 gene encoding uroporphyrinogen-III synthase, chloroplastic, which gives rise to MASLLSPSPLLSLQPPHHSLKKGVPCLVRDSLSSSNSIPQVVVTRESGKNKQIIKALEKRGISSLELPLIQHARGPDFDRLPSLLTDKSFDWIIITSPQAASVFLEAWKAACSPKVKVGVVGAGTARIFDEPLQASQGALHLAFTPSKATGKVLASELPDNVGKTSSVLYPASLKASNEIEEGLSRRGFDVLRLNTYTTVPVQSVDATLLQQALSAPVLSVGSPSAIRAWMNLIQNEKQWSNNVACIGETTASAARRLGFKKVYHPEQPGLEGWVDSIMEALTAHEELHRF